The following are encoded together in the Saliniramus fredricksonii genome:
- a CDS encoding cation:proton antiporter, with amino-acid sequence MDVITIVGVVAGLFIIISLSEPLAERTRLPYTVVLAIIGVIIGILAIYAVDTGPFLFGIPETFLVFDFSIRSNVFLYVLLPTLLFQVSLGLNLRRMADDWVPILVMAVLAVIVATFAIGFALTPFTSLPLAACLMLGAIVATTDPSAVVSIFRNIAAPQRLTRIVEGESLLNDAAAIALFGFFLTFVMMGVPNPTLRDALVTFPVLIFGGLTVGWVAARFCAMTLAWLGRFPLAQISLSVALPYLTYLIAERWFGFSGVIAVVMAGMTLNYLGPGRLSPANWAWLREVWDLLAHWAGALIFLLAALLVPGLLADIQAWDLFLIAVVVVAAMAARLFILYAILPSLTWLGLSPRVEPAYRVAILWGGLRGAVTLALALAVTENLRVTIDIKREVGILATGFTLFTLLVQGTTLRRVITYLGLDKLSPLDRALANQVIAVALANVREEVAGTAKRHELNREIVRSEAKRFAARLDTAMQKAETLDDILDRDRITLGLVALAGRERDMILDTFREQLISARLAERMLSDADRLIERTRSGGRDQYRATGRVSLARGRWYGFAVLLHNRLRMSGPLARMTADRFEIMLNQRLILRDLHGHIDGKIRRIHGRRVADLLHELLKRREDETKSALEGLRLQYPGYAEEIERRFIRRIALRLEEREYDTLRQDGLIGRELFTTLKQELADKRKRAETRPALDLAVQKTELIRRFPLFAEMSEEGRSQLARVLKARYVQPGDVLMRKWETPRDVCFIASGAVEIEMAGQKHRLGRGEMFGQLALLSRQTRHIQVTAISHCALLVLDEPSFRRLMRRSETIRNAVAESARRRGVTIDEPGLPG; translated from the coding sequence ATGGATGTCATCACGATCGTCGGCGTCGTCGCCGGCCTCTTCATCATCATCTCACTCAGCGAGCCACTGGCCGAGCGCACAAGACTGCCCTACACCGTGGTCCTGGCCATCATCGGCGTGATCATCGGCATTCTTGCGATCTATGCAGTGGATACCGGGCCGTTTCTGTTCGGCATTCCCGAGACCTTCCTCGTCTTCGATTTCAGCATCCGCTCAAATGTCTTTCTCTATGTTCTTCTGCCCACGCTGCTTTTCCAGGTCTCGCTCGGACTGAACCTGCGGCGCATGGCGGATGACTGGGTGCCGATCCTGGTCATGGCCGTGCTCGCGGTCATCGTCGCCACATTCGCGATCGGCTTCGCGCTCACGCCCTTCACCAGCCTCCCGCTGGCGGCCTGCCTGATGCTCGGCGCCATCGTCGCGACGACCGACCCGTCAGCCGTGGTCTCGATCTTCCGCAACATTGCCGCGCCGCAGCGGCTGACGCGGATCGTCGAGGGCGAGAGCCTGTTGAACGACGCGGCCGCCATCGCGCTTTTCGGCTTTTTCCTGACCTTCGTGATGATGGGAGTGCCCAACCCCACCCTGCGCGACGCGCTGGTCACATTTCCCGTCCTGATCTTCGGCGGCCTCACCGTCGGCTGGGTTGCGGCGCGGTTCTGTGCGATGACGCTGGCCTGGCTCGGGCGCTTTCCACTGGCCCAGATCTCGCTCAGCGTCGCACTGCCCTATCTCACCTATCTGATCGCCGAGCGCTGGTTCGGATTCTCAGGTGTGATCGCCGTGGTCATGGCGGGGATGACGCTGAACTATCTCGGCCCCGGGCGGCTCTCTCCGGCCAATTGGGCCTGGCTGCGTGAGGTGTGGGACCTGCTCGCGCATTGGGCGGGTGCACTGATCTTCCTTCTCGCGGCGCTGCTGGTGCCGGGGCTTCTCGCCGATATTCAGGCATGGGATCTGTTTCTGATCGCTGTCGTCGTGGTCGCGGCCATGGCGGCCAGGCTGTTCATTCTCTATGCCATTCTGCCGTCGCTGACCTGGCTGGGGCTCTCGCCGCGGGTCGAGCCGGCCTACCGGGTCGCGATTCTCTGGGGCGGGCTGCGCGGCGCCGTCACCCTCGCCCTCGCCCTGGCAGTGACGGAAAACCTGCGCGTCACCATCGACATCAAGCGCGAGGTGGGCATCCTCGCCACAGGCTTCACGCTGTTCACGCTGCTGGTTCAGGGAACGACGCTGCGCCGGGTGATCACGTATCTCGGGCTCGACAAGTTATCCCCGCTTGATCGCGCCCTCGCCAACCAGGTCATCGCCGTGGCGCTCGCCAATGTGCGCGAGGAGGTCGCCGGCACGGCGAAACGGCATGAACTGAACCGCGAGATCGTCAGATCCGAGGCCAAACGCTTTGCCGCGCGCCTCGACACCGCCATGCAGAAGGCGGAGACACTGGACGATATTCTCGACCGTGACCGCATCACGCTCGGCCTCGTCGCTCTGGCGGGCCGGGAGCGCGACATGATCCTCGACACGTTCCGCGAACAGCTGATCTCGGCGCGGCTGGCCGAGCGCATGCTCTCGGATGCCGATCGCCTGATCGAGCGAACACGCAGTGGTGGTCGCGACCAGTACCGTGCCACGGGTCGCGTGAGCCTCGCGCGGGGACGCTGGTACGGCTTTGCCGTGCTGCTTCACAACCGTCTGCGCATGTCCGGCCCGCTGGCGCGGATGACGGCGGACCGGTTCGAGATCATGCTCAACCAGCGGCTGATCCTGCGCGACCTGCACGGCCATATCGACGGCAAGATCCGGCGTATCCACGGACGACGCGTGGCGGATCTGCTGCATGAACTGCTCAAGCGCCGCGAGGATGAGACGAAATCGGCGCTCGAAGGATTACGTCTGCAATATCCCGGCTACGCCGAGGAAATCGAGCGGCGCTTCATCCGGCGCATCGCCCTGCGGCTGGAGGAGCGCGAATACGATACCCTTCGTCAGGACGGCTTGATCGGGCGCGAACTGTTCACGACGCTCAAGCAGGAACTCGCAGACAAGCGCAAACGCGCCGAAACGCGCCCCGCACTCGATCTGGCCGTGCAGAAGACCGAACTCATTCGCCGCTTCCCGCTTTTTGCGGAAATGAGCGAGGAAGGCCGTTCGCAGCTCGCGCGCGTCCTGAAAGCGCGCTACGTGCAGCCGGGCGACGTCCTCATGCGCAAATGGGAGACGCCCCGCGACGTCTGCTTCATCGCCTCCGGCGCGGTCGAGATCGAGATGGCCGGCCAGAAGCACAGGCTGGGACGCGGCGAGATGTTCGGCCAGCTCGCCCTGCTCAGCCGCCAGACCCGCCACATCCAGGTCACCGCGATCAGCCATTGCGCCCTGCTCGTCCTCGACGAACCGAGCTTCCGTCGCCTGATGAGACGCAGCGAAACCATCCGCAATGCGGTGGCGGAGAGCGCGAGGCGGCGCGGGGTGACGATTGATGAGCCCGGTTTACCGGGCTGA
- a CDS encoding GNAT family N-acetyltransferase, with translation MSVIRPVRDGDAQDLFGLLTLCFAEYPGCFTDPHDDLPDLLRPASHAAENGIDFFVIEDDGGRVCASIAMDNPAPQTIEIHRLYVRPDCRGRGLARMLVDHVETRARAAGATRIILWSDTRFENAHALYEKRGYVRAPQARELGDVSGSVEWFFDKKL, from the coding sequence ATGAGCGTGATACGGCCCGTGCGCGACGGGGATGCACAGGACCTGTTCGGCCTGCTCACCCTGTGCTTTGCGGAGTATCCGGGCTGCTTCACCGATCCGCATGACGATCTCCCGGATCTCCTGCGTCCGGCGAGCCATGCGGCGGAGAACGGTATCGATTTCTTTGTGATCGAGGATGATGGCGGGCGCGTCTGCGCCTCCATCGCCATGGATAATCCGGCCCCGCAGACGATCGAGATTCACCGGCTTTACGTGCGCCCCGATTGCCGGGGCAGGGGGCTCGCGCGCATGCTGGTCGACCATGTTGAAACCCGCGCCCGCGCCGCCGGCGCTACCCGCATCATCCTGTGGTCCGATACCCGCTTCGAGAACGCGCACGCGCTCTATGAAAAGCGCGGGTATGTGCGCGCCCCGCAAGCGCGGGAACTCGGGGATGTGTCCGGCTCGGTGGAATGGTTTTTTGATAAAAAGTTGTGA